In one Dehalogenimonas formicexedens genomic region, the following are encoded:
- a CDS encoding N-acetyltransferase, translating into MNVEKATIKDAPQIQKLVNSFAERGQMLARPLVEIYENLRDFFVVREAGNVIACAALHISWSDLAEVKSLAVEASHHRQGIGDALVSACIDEAAELGITTVFCLTYQPVFFGKCGFKEVEKKELPHKVWGECYRCPKFPDCDESAMTFAIGATADV; encoded by the coding sequence TTGAACGTCGAAAAAGCCACTATTAAAGATGCCCCCCAGATCCAAAAACTGGTGAATTCTTTTGCCGAACGCGGTCAGATGCTGGCCCGGCCGCTGGTTGAGATCTATGAAAACCTAAGGGACTTTTTCGTCGTTCGGGAAGCAGGCAATGTTATAGCCTGCGCCGCCCTGCACATCAGCTGGTCTGACCTGGCAGAAGTGAAATCTCTTGCGGTCGAGGCTTCTCATCACCGCCAGGGAATCGGCGACGCATTAGTGTCAGCATGTATTGATGAAGCAGCGGAATTAGGCATCACTACCGTTTTCTGCCTGACATATCAGCCGGTGTTCTTCGGTAAATGCGGTTTCAAAGAAGTAGAAAAAAAGGAACTGCCTCACAAGGTCTGGGGCGAATGCTATCGCTGTCCCAAGTTCCCTGACTGTGACGAATCGGCGATGACATTCGCCATCGGGGCGACAGCCGATGTCTGA
- a CDS encoding NUDIX hydrolase — MSDHNVLSEIKFAGHFRVRQDTFASSTGEIKTRDIVEYPEAVAMVAVDNGGNFILEKQYRHAAGRELLEIPAGGIDSGETPEQAVCRETQEETGYLPKTVEHLTSFYSAPGYSTEILHVYLVNNLVESRLTAEDSDEITLVRMSRAEVVKSIRNGAIRDGKSIAGLLYYFNVIGSA, encoded by the coding sequence ATGTCTGATCACAACGTTTTAAGTGAAATCAAGTTCGCCGGCCATTTTCGCGTTCGGCAGGACACTTTCGCCAGTTCAACAGGCGAGATCAAAACCCGGGATATAGTCGAGTACCCTGAAGCGGTCGCGATGGTGGCTGTAGATAACGGCGGCAATTTCATCCTGGAGAAACAGTACCGTCATGCGGCCGGGCGCGAACTCTTGGAAATCCCGGCGGGTGGGATAGACTCTGGAGAAACCCCCGAACAGGCAGTGTGCCGCGAGACGCAGGAAGAGACCGGATACCTGCCAAAGACGGTTGAACACCTCACCAGTTTTTATTCGGCGCCAGGATATTCAACCGAAATTCTTCATGTTTACCTGGTAAATAACCTGGTTGAAAGTCGGTTGACAGCCGAGGACTCCGATGAGATCACGCTGGTGCGGATGTCCAGAGCAGAAGTAGTGAAATCTATAAGGAACGGCGCTATTCGCGACGGCAAAAGCATAGCGG